The segment TCTTTATGCGATATGGCATCGGTTTCTGTAGGTACATGACCAGAAATGAAAATGGCAAGAACCAACAAACAAAGAATGGAAATGATGGTGATAAGATACTTACGGCAAAATTTCCCGTTCTTGTCACGAATGAAAAACAGGTCCACCAGAATAAAGGCAGCAGGAAATGTGATAGTATCCTGTTTGGATAAAACTCCAAGCAATCCCGAAAAACAAGCCAGGAAAATTAATATGAGACTTCTAAATTTCCTTTGCTTATCCACAAATTCCAACCGGCCCAGAATATATAAATAAACCGCTGTCAGGTAAAACAATGCCGAAAGGGATGTCATACGCTGAACAACATAACTTACTGCCTGCGTCTGAATAGGATGAACCAGAAAAAGTAAAGCGGCGAATAATGCTATAATGTATTTATTATTAGTGATACGCTCATCACTTAATCTCCTGAACGACAATAACTTCAGAATTAACAGATAAACCAGCCAGGCATTTAGTACATGCAGGAGAATATTAACCAGGTGATATCCTATAACATTGAAATGACCAAAATGATAATTCACTGCAAAGGTGAGTTCAGAAACAGGCCGGTTAGAAATACTCACCCAGTAGTTGACATCAGAAAAAGTCTTGAATGTTGTGATCCTGGGCTGGATGATAATACTTGTGAGGTCATCAAAATGAAATTCTGATTTAATGGTATTTGAATAGATCATGAAACCGGCTGCTGCGATAATGAGCAAGTTGACCCATATGTATTTGACGGAAATTTTTCTCATAAGGACTATTTCTCTTTTAACTGTTCAATTTCCATTTTAAGTAATCCTATTTCCTGAATGAGACGCTTATTCTGTTCTGTAAGTTTGGATAATATGATTGAAAACTGGACAAGGATAATGAAGATCGCTATGAAGAAAACGAGGAAGATGGCGGCCGGGGCATAGGCAATACCGGCCAGATTTGCAAGGTAATCAAGTGCATCACGCCAGATGGCGAAAAACAGGAAGATCACTCCCGCAATAATCCAGAGAAGGGAATATTCTTCTTTGATTTTCTTATTACGTATTAATGCCAGAATAAAAGCCAGCAATATCATACTTCCAAAAATGGAAAGATATTGTATCCTGTTGATGTCGACATTCATAACCTGCTCATTCATCATAATTGTATAAATTTGGGTCATCACAATAATGCGTACCTGGTGTTAGAATTCGCGATTTAAATGGCCCCGGACTTCAGTCCGGGGTGTCCGGGGTTTCAGGAAGCTACATAAAACTTGGGCTTTAGCCCGAAACAAGGGCATGTATCCGGATTTTCACATATGCCATATCGTAAACAAGGTTTTGGGCTAAAGCCCGGTTTGGTGTTGTCTTCGTGACACCGTGCTAAAGCACGGAGTAATTCATATTACATTCGTTACCCTAAAAGTACGTATTTCTGAGAAGGTTAAACCATATATTTCCGTCCACCGTTCCACTATTCCACCTTTCCACCGTTCCACTTTTCCACCTTTCCACTTTTTCACCGTTCCACTATTTCACCGTTCCACCAATTCGTAAATCGCGGACGGAAATTAAAAAGTCTGCATTTTCTATCAATTCAAGCTTTTCAGCTTTATTGGCCATATCAACTATGTGCCTGGCATCTTCACGAATTAATTCAAAAATCGTTCGAAGAACTTTTTGAATGTAAATATCCGATATGCGACCAAACTTGGATGACAGGGAGTCGAAGGTTTCTGATTCCTCAAAGCTTAATGGCTTATTCAAATCAAGTCTTTTACATTTTTCGAGTGATAACTCAAAAGAAACTAAAGCAACTTGCAGTTTTTCGATATTCTGCAATAATAATTCCTTTAACAACTTATCGTTTGGCATATTTTCAGGTTAAAGCCTAATAGCATTTTCGAGTATGATTGATTTGAATGTAGTATTATCTGTAAATAAATAATTTACTACATCCAATTTCTGAAAGCCGAAATTTTTGAAAAAATTGGTGCGTAATTGGCTTACAAATGCCGGTGGAAGCTTCGTGTTTGAAAGAATCAGCACATCAATATCGCCACCCCTTAACTGGTCATTCACACGTGAGCCGAACAAATACACCTGCGCCTCGCTATCAAAGCCATTGATGCTACTTTTTAAGAAAGAGACGATAGTGTCCTTAACTCGCATTATGAAAATTCTTCTTTTAAGTCAAAATTACATAATATTTAAAAACAACTTGGGTAAATAATATTTTGATGTGCTGGAGATTGAGTAGTGGAACGGTGGAACAGTGGAACAGTGGAAAAGTGGAACAGTGAGAAGGTGATATGGTGATATGTCTATTTGTCCGACCTTACTCATTTCTTCTTTTTGGATTTCCGTAGTTTCTTCTTTAATTCTATACCATTAGCAGTTAGACGATAACGTTGTTCTTGATGTGTTGGCGTTTCAGGAATAGTCATTTCAATGTAGCCTGATTCCAATGATGGAAGCAGGTAGTTATCCCTAAAGTTCTCCTGATGCTTCAATCCTAAAGCCTCTTG is part of the Bacteroidota bacterium genome and harbors:
- a CDS encoding DUF2304 domain-containing protein codes for the protein MTQIYTIMMNEQVMNVDINRIQYLSIFGSMILLAFILALIRNKKIKEEYSLLWIIAGVIFLFFAIWRDALDYLANLAGIAYAPAAIFLVFFIAIFIILVQFSIILSKLTEQNKRLIQEIGLLKMEIEQLKEK
- a CDS encoding nucleotidyltransferase domain-containing protein, giving the protein MRVKDTIVSFLKSSINGFDSEAQVYLFGSRVNDQLRGGDIDVLILSNTKLPPAFVSQLRTNFFKNFGFQKLDVVNYLFTDNTTFKSIILENAIRL